A window from Dioscorea cayenensis subsp. rotundata cultivar TDr96_F1 chromosome 10, TDr96_F1_v2_PseudoChromosome.rev07_lg8_w22 25.fasta, whole genome shotgun sequence encodes these proteins:
- the LOC120269952 gene encoding LOW QUALITY PROTEIN: tRNA nucleotidyltransferase cca2 (The sequence of the model RefSeq protein was modified relative to this genomic sequence to represent the inferred CDS: deleted 2 bases in 2 codons): MQPDPFPPPPPSHSVRETIDLNEKEEKIFRRLLEVIRHFGLDTQLRVAGGWVRDKLLGKECYDIDIALDNMLGQEFCEKINTYLQHTGEEIQGVGVIQRNPEQSKHLETARMRVYDTWIDFVNLRSEKYVENSRIPTMEFGTAEEDAYRRDLTINSLFYNINTNSVEDLTGKGIQHLKAGLIATPLPPKATFLDDPLRVLRAIRFGARFGFNLDENLKKAASDEEVKTAIADKISRERIGHEIDLMISDNNPVNAMTYICELNLFSAVFTLPKNTQPTPTEESERLCVLYMEAAWKILQMMGSLLLSDEQRRLYLYAGLFLPFRSIIYTDNKLKKIPVSTYIIRNSLKLKASDAEMVVSIHVASERFISLIPILESKGESDIVAEELGDECLGFSSTSKRRVLAGLLLRQIKDFWRVALLISALLYPELVHAGYPLSTDLELDKRKEIFVQVEHAVKELDLDNVWKVKPLLDGKAIMGALQLKTGGPLVKEWQDKLIKWQLAHPEKTANEALDWMMQSQAKRAKLEPCA, translated from the exons ATGCAACCGGACCcttttcctcctcctcctccttcccaTTCTGTGAGGGAGACGATCGATCTCAatgagaaggaggagaagatatTCCGACGGCTTCTCGAAGTGATCCGCCACTTCGGTCTTGATACTCAGCTCCGCGTTGCTGGTGGCTGGGTCCGCGATAAg CTTTTGGGCAAAGAATGCTATGATATTGACATTGCATTGGATAACATGCTGGGACAAGAGTTTTGTGAAAAAATCAACACTTACCTGCAGCATACTGGCGAGGAGATACAAGGAGTAGGTGTTATCCAGCG AAATCCGGAGCAGTCAAAACACTTGGAGACAGCAAGGATGCGTGTATATGATACCTGGATAGATTTTGTTAACTTGAGATCTGAGAAGTATGTGGAGAACAGCCGGATCCCTACAATG GAGTTTGGAACTGCTGAAGAAGATGCATACCGCAGGGATCTAACAATAAATAG CCTTTTCTATAATATCAACACAAATTCAGTTGAAGATTTGACTGGAAAAG GTATTCAACATTTAAAGGCTGGGCTT ATTGCCACTCCCTTACCACCAAAGGCTACCTTTTTGGATGATCCCCTCCGAGTCCTTCGAGCTATTCGATTTG GTGCTAGGTTTGGATTCAATTTAGATGAAAATTTGAAGAAGGCTGCTTCAGATGAAGAAGTGAAAACAGCCATTGCTGATAAAATCAGCAGAGAACGCATCGGCCATGAG ATTGATCTCATGATTTCCGACAATAATCCGGTG AACGCAATGACTTATATTTGTGAGTTGAATCTCTTTTCTGCTGTATTCACTTTACCAAAAAACACTCAGCCTACACCAACAGAAGAATCTGAGAG GCTATGTGTTCTTTATATGGAGGCTGCTTGGAAAATCTTGCAAATGATGGGTTCTTTATTACTCAGT GATGAACAACGGAGACTCTACCTTTATGCAGGATTGTTTCTTCCATTTAGAAGTATTATCTACACAGATAACAAGTTGAAGAAG ATTCCTGTATCCACCTACATCATTCGAAATTCTCTGAAACTGAAAGCCAGTGATGCTGAAATG GTGGTCAGCATACATGTTGCATCTGAgagatttatttctttgattcctATTCTTGAGTCAAAGGGGGAATCAGATATTGTTGCTGAGGAACTGGGTGATGAATGCCTGGGTTTTTCATCCACCTCCAAACGGCGGGTATTAGCAG GCTTGCTTCTGagacaaataaaagatttttggaGGGTAGCCCTGTTGATTTCCGCTCTTTTATACCCTGAGCTTGTCCATGCTGGATATCCTCTGAGCACAGACTTGGAGCTGGACAAGAGAAAGGAAATTTTCGTGCAAGTTGAGCATGCTGTGAAAGAACTAG ATCTAGATAATGTGTGGAAAGTGAAACCACTACTCGACGGGAAGGCAATAATGGGAGCTTTACAACTTAAAACAGGAGGGCCGTTAGTGAAGGAATGG CAAGACAAGTTAATCAAGTGGCAGCTTGCTCATCCAGAAAAAACTGCAAATGAAGCACTCGATTGGATGATGCAATCTCAAGCTAAACGGGCCAAGCTGGAACCTTGTGCTTGA
- the LOC120270759 gene encoding LOW QUALITY PROTEIN: G-type lectin S-receptor-like serine/threonine-protein kinase At1g34300 (The sequence of the model RefSeq protein was modified relative to this genomic sequence to represent the inferred CDS: deleted 2 bases in 2 codons), translating to MNSQRSRPILISDFAHSEPSDHSDIPDPTREDKQKRWDFYLLLLFSFVFFWSSPPRWPVAPPPSPLVPPSDPATQTVWTSDNQSFSLSFIPYKKNSSLFLVAINYTGGIPVWSPTPVPTDAASSFSLLSNGNLQLVTGSRSILWQSNTTNLNVSSGSLTESGELKLLSSSSSSSSVWSSFSHPSDTVLENQNFTVSNTLISGNYSFSLTSKGNLTLQWNNSLLYYNKGLNSSFAENKTLISPTLVLQNNGILNLVDAALPSSAVIAYSSDYGESGDMLRFFRLDDDGNLRAYSSPKGSGVANDRWAAVSDQCEVFGWCGNMGVCSYNDSSPICGCPSENFVFSDPNDHTQGCKRITEIQDCPGNSTMLQLDHTQFLTYPPELSTEEFFVGITACRLNCLSGSSCVASTSLADGSGLCYLKVSNFVSGYHSPSLPSTSFVKVCAPAAPNQPPPAPDQSGNGSSGMSDGVVAGVVIGVILGLVVLEVALWWCFCRNNAKFGSTSAQYALLEYASGAPVQFSYKELQRSTKGFKEKLGAGGFGAVYRGVLVNRTVVAVKQLEGIEQGEKQFRMEVATISSTHHLNLVRLIGFCSEGRHRLLVYEFMKNSSLDNFLFSGESSGKLNWAARFSIAVGTARGITYLHEECRDCIVHCDIKPENILLDENYNAKVSDFGLAKLVNPKDHRHRTLTSVRGTRGYLAPEWLANLPVTSKSDVYSYGMVLLEIVSGRRNFDVSEETGRKKFSTWAYEEFEKGNIGSIIDKRLAEQDIDMEQAERAIQVSFWCIQEQPSMRPSMGKVVQMLEGITEIDRPPSLKVSEISLSMTSGNSSVSGASKFAASATVSSSGGSFQATKAVSSVSARDLEKTSSSLLVSDRLSA from the exons ATGAATTCTCAGCGAAG CAGACCAATTCTCATCTCCGATTTTGCCCATTCTGAACCGTCTGATCATTCTGATATTCCTGATCCAACG AGAGAGGACAAACAAAAAAGATGGGatttttatcttcttctcctcttctccttcGTTTTCTTCTGGTCCTCACCGCCGCGGTGGCCGGTGGCGCCGCCACCATCTCCCTTGGTTCCACCCTCAGACCCGGCGACACAAACCGTTTGGACCTCCGACAATCAATCCTTCTCTCTGAGCTTCATCCCTTACAAAAAGAACTCCTCTTTGTTCCTCGTCGCCATCAATTACACCGGCGGGATACCCGTCTGGTCTCCGACGCCCGTCCCTACCGACGCCGCCTCCTCCTTCTCCCTCCTCTCCAACGGTAACCTCCAGCTCGTCACCGGCTCTAGATCCATTCTTTGGCAATCCAACACCACCAACCTCAACGTCTCCTCCGGCTCCCTCACCGAATCCGGCGAGCTTAAACTCCTCTCcagctcctcctcctcctcttctgtCTGGTCCTCTTTCAGTCACCCCTCCGACACCGTTCTTGAGAACCAAAACTTCACCGTCAGCAACACTCTTATCTCCGGCAACTACTCCTTCTCCCTCACCTCCAAAGGCAACCTCACTCTCCAATGGAACAACTCCTTGTTATACTATAACAAAGGGCTCAACTCCTCCTTCGCCGAGAACAAGACTTTAATTTCCCCAACTCTCGTCCTCCAGAACAACGGCATCCTCAACCTTGTGGACGCCGCCCTTCCTTCCTCCGCCGTCATCGCCTACAGCAGCGACTACGGCGAGAGCGGTGACATGCTGCGCTTCTTCCGTCTTGATGACGACGGCAATCTCCGCGCTTACAGCTCCCCGAAAGGCAGCGGCGTTGCCAACGACCGCTGGGCTGCTGTCTCTGACCAATGTGAAGTCTTTGGCTGGTGTGGCAACATGGGCGTTTGCAGCTACAATGATTCATCTCCCATTTGTGGTTGCCCTTCTGAGAATTTCGTCTTCTCTGATCCTAATGATCATACACAAGGATGCAAGCGAATTACAGAGATTCAGGATTGTCCTGGGAATTCAACTATGTTGCAGTTGGATCATACTCAGTTCTTGACTTACCCTCCTGAGTTATCAACTGAGGAGTTCTTTGTTGGCATTACTGCTTGCAGGTTGAATTGTTTGTCAGGGAGTTCTTGTGTTGCTTCTACTTCTCTTGCTGATGGCTCTGGCCTTTGTTATCTGAAGGTGTCGAATTTTGTCAGTGGATACCATTCCCCGTCGCTTCCGAGCACTTCTTTTGTCAAGGTGTGCGCTCCGGCAGCACCTAACCAGCCGCCACCGGCGCCTGATCAATCGGGGAATGGTTCTTCGGGGATGAGTGATGGAGTAGTGGCTGGTGTTGTTATTGGTGTTATACTTGGTTTGGTGGTATTGGAAGTAGCATTGTGGTGGTGTTTTTGTAGGAACAATGCCAAATTTGGATCAACATCTGCTCAGTATGCTCTTCTTGAGTATGCTTCTGGTGCTCCTGTTCAGTTTTCTTACAAGGAGCTGCAAAGATCAACCAAGGGATTTAAGGAGAAGCTCGGTGCCGGAGGATTTGGAGCTGTTTATAGAGGAGTTCTTGTGAATCGAACAGTAGTTGCCGTGAAACAGCTCGAGGGGATTGAACAAGGTGAAAAACAATTCCGAATGGAGGTTGCCACTATCAGCAGCACACATCACTTGAATCTTGTAAGGTTGATTGGGTTCTGTTCAGAAGGCCGGCACAGGCTGTTGGTTTATGAGTTTATGAAGAATAGCTCATTGGATAACTTCCTTTTCTCCGGTGAGTCATCAGGGAAGTTGAATTGG GCAGCACGGTTTAGTATTGCTGTCGGTACTGCAAGAGGGATTACCTATCTTCATGAAGAATGTAGAGATTGCATAGTGCATTGTGATATCAAACCAGAGAACATTCTTCTTGATGAGAACTACAATGCAAAAGTCTCTGATTTTGGTCTCGCG AAGCTTGTTAATCCTAAAGATCACAGGCATCGAACTCTGACAAGTGTGAGAGGTACTCGAGGTTACTTAGCCCCTGAATGGCTTGCAAATCTCCCGGTAACATCAAAGTCTGATGTTTACAGCTATGGGATGGTGTTGCTCGAAATTGTGAGTGGGCGAAGAAACTTTGATGTGTCAGAGGAGACAGGCAGGAAGAAATTCTCAACTTGGGCGTACGAAGAATTTGAGAAAGGAAATATCGGAAGTATCATCGATAAGAGGTTAGCTGAACAGGACATCGACATGGAGCAAGCAGAGAGAGCAATTCAGGTGAGCTTTTGGTGCATTCAAGAGCAACCTTCAATGAGGCCATCCATGGGAAAAGTGGTGCAAATGCTTGAAGGCATTACTGAAATTGACAGGCCTCCATCTCTAAAAGTGTCCGAAATTTCACTGAGTATGACCAGTGGCAACTCAAGTGTCAGTGGTGCCTCTAAGTTTGCTGCTTCGGCGACGGTTTCATCTTCCGGGGGTTCTTTTCAAGCCACCAAAGCAGTATCATCAGTTTCTGCAAGAGACTTAGAGAAGACATCGTCATCCTTGCTTGTTTCCGATCGCTTGTCTGCATAA
- the LOC120269957 gene encoding metallothiol transferase FosB-like, which translates to MGLEIIEEEVSTPVLPLMSLNHVSFLCSSVSRSVKFYEEVLGFVSIKRPSSFKFHGAWLFNYGVGIHLLQCNSPEDIPKKKGVINPKDNHISFQCSDMHYLKRKLEEMGIQYVTAIVEEGGILVDQIFFHDPDGYMVEICNCENIPILPLSSCPLKFPYNKDSFFSSVYGKCRDEVETVIMEALVTDMMDISF; encoded by the exons ATGGGGCTGGAAATCATCGAGGAAGAGGTGAGCACACCGGTGTTGCCATTGATGTCACTGAACCATGTCTCGTTCTTGTGTAGCTCCGTGAGTCGATCAGTAAAGTTCTACGAGGAAGTCCTTGGCTTTGTGAGCATCAAACGACCGTCCTCGTTCAAGTTCCACGGCGCTTG GCTGTTCAATTACGGTGTCGGTATCCATCTGCTGCAATGCAATTCCCCGGAGgatattccgaagaagaaaggAGTGATAAACCCGAAAGATAACCACATTTCCTTCCAGTGTTCTGACATGCATTATCTGAAGCGCAAGCTTGAGGAGATGGGAATTCAGTATGTTACTGCAATCGTGGAAGAAGGCGGCATTCTAGTCGATCAGATCTTCTTCCATGATCCTGATGGTTACATGGTAGAGATTTGCAACTGCGAGAACATCCCGATCCTTCCCCTTTCGTCGTGCCCTCTGAAGTTTCCTTACAACAAagactcctttttttcttcagtTTATG GGAAATGCCGCGATGAAGTGGAGACGGTGATCATGGAAGCATTGGTTACCGACATGATGGACATCTCCTTCTGA
- the LOC120269948 gene encoding filament-like plant protein 3 isoform X1, protein MDRRSWLWRRKSSEKSPGETESSGSISSERYSDDHQENLRASPNNASPNSVQSLEVSSKVDNNEVHETMKSLTEKLSAALLSINAKDDLVKQHAKVAEEAVSGWEKAELEVVALKQQLEAAAKKNSALEDRVGHLDGALKECVRELRVSREEQEQKIQDAIVKKAQDWEVEKSEFEGQLSELRTQLEAAKAEVASSVDHDLQSKLEASETKNSALKDVWLAQSKNLKTRTLERDLSIQAAETASKQLLESIKKVAKLEAECRRLRCVERKTPLANDRRMGSSICMESVTDSQSDSGEQLLGLENEGSCSGSWATALIAELDQFKSNKVGTRSLATSVEIELMDDFLEMERLVGLPEADSSEGNSKVETQLMHQQITDLVAKIEKMENKKAELEVALTGTRKQLDSSTNQMRAAEAKITELQRQLDLADRAKQLSMIQLIDAEEKRKALESQFELAQSQVNELSGKLSQLEANVDEERALSAELTAKLDAADEAKQVLESQLLDKISILEGEIEEKKAKSAEYTASAGALEAAKKELEASKKELEIQLESTKLEVRKLHVKVTMLEQEIKEERILSAESIAKLENAEADRKTAENQLEVAQQEVGKLHDKITSLEKKIDDERSSCEALVTKCQNLEDELSSRKRETEFRRARSSNEEMKLKQEKDFAMAAGKLAECQKTIASLNRHLQLLTALDDLMLESEMPELNDRLPDLRTEDGKELSNSDSSADTENSTVPNGKTEGTTPCLVPRLPTSPVAFA, encoded by the exons ATGGACCGGAGAAGTTGGTTGTGGCGGCGCAAGTCATCGGAGAAGAGCCCCGGTGAGACCGAGAGCTCTGGATCCATTTCATCGGAGAGATATTCTGATGATCAT CAGGAGAATTTAAGGGCTTCTCCAAACAATGCTTCCCCGAATAGTGTTCAGTCACTGGAGGTGTCATCAAAGGTTGATAATAATGAAGTTCATGAAACTATGAAGAGTTTGACTGAAAAACTCTCAGCTGCTCTTCTGAGCATCAATGCGAAAGATGATCTGGTGAAACAACATGCTAAAGTTGCAGAAGAAGCTGTTTCAG GTTGGGAGAAGGCGGAACTTGAAGTTGTGGCACTAAAGCAACAACTTGAAGCTGCAGCCAAAAAGAACTCAGCACTTGAAGATAGAGTAGGACATCTTGATGGAGCTCTCAAGGAATGTGTAAGAGAATTAAGGGTTTCTAGAGAGGAGCAAGAGCAAAAGATTCAAGATGCCATCGTTAAGAAAGCCCAGGACTGGGAGGTTGAGAAATCTGAGTTTGAGGGCCAATTAAGTGAGCTCCGCACACAGCTGGAAGCTGCAAAAGCTGAAGTTGCCTCTTCTGTTGATCATGaccttcaatcaaaacttgaagCTTCTGAGACCAAAAATTCAGCTCTTAAAGATGTCTGGCTAGCGCAATCTAAGAATCTAAAGACGAGAACTTTAGAGCGGGATTTGAGTATTCAAGCAGCTGAAACTGCGAGCAAACAACTCTTGGAGAGCATAAAAAAGGTTGCCAAACTTGAAGCTGAATGCCGGAGGCTACGGTGTGTTGAACGCAAGACACCACTCGCAAATGATCGTCGAATGGGCAGCTCAATTTGCATGGAATCTGTAACAGATAGCCAATCTGACAGCGGAGAGCAGTTGCTAGGTTTGGAAAATGAAGGAAGTTGTTCAGGTTCATGGGCAACCGCTCTTATTGCTGAGCTCGATCAATTCAAGAGTAACAAGGTTGGTACGAGAAGCCTCGCCACTTCTGTAGAGATTGAACTAATGGATGATTTCCTTGAGATGGAGCGGCTTGTTGGTTTACCAGAAGCTGATTCAAGTGAAGGAAATTCAAAAGTTGAAACTCAACTTATGCATCAGCAAATTACTGACTTGGTAGCAAAGATtgaaaagatggaaaacaagAAGGCTGAATTGGAGGTGGCTTTGACTGGCACTCGGAAACAGCTCGATTCTTCAACCAATCAGATGAGAGCAGCTGAGGCTAAAATAACTGAATTGCAAAGGCAGCTGGACTTAGCAGACAGAGCCAAGCAACTTTCCATGATACAATTAATAGATGCTGAGGAAAAGAGAAAAGCATTGGAATCTcaatttgagttagcacaatcACAAGTTAATGAGCTATCCGGCAAACTCTCCCAATTGGAAGCTAATGTTGATGAGGAGAGGGCATTGTCAGCAGAACTCACAGCTAAATTAGACGCAGCTGATGAAGCTAAACAGGTTCTGGAATCTCAGCTGCTTGATAAGATCAGTATCTTAGAAGGagaaattgaagagaagaaggCGAAGTCTGCTGAATATACTGCTAGTGCAGGGGCTCTAGAGGCAGCAAAAAAAGAATTAGAAGCATCGAAAAAAGAATTGGAGATTCAACTTGAGTCGACAAAACTGGAAGTCAGGAAACTGCACGTTAAGGTGACCATGTTGGAGCAGGAAATTAAGGAGGAGAGAATTTTATCAGCAGAATCTATTGCCAAATTAGAAAATGCAGAAGCAGATAGAAAAACAGCAGAAAACCAGCTTGAGGTAGCTCAGCAGGAAGTTGGAAAATTGCATGACAAAATAACTTCACTGGAAAAGAAAATTGACGATGAGAGATCATCATGTGAAGCATTAGTCACCAAATGTCAGAACTTGGAAGATGAATTGTCCAGTAGAAAGCGAGAAACTGAGTTCCGGCGTGCCAGAAGCTCTAACGAAGAGATGAAGCTAAAACAG GAGAAAGATTTTGCAATGGCTGCTGGAAAACTTGCAGAGTGCCAAAAAACGATTGCTTCACTCAACCGCCATTTACAACTACTAACGGCCTTAGATGATCTCATGCTTGAATCAGAGATGCCTGAACTCAATGATAGATTACCTGATCTTAGAACTGAAGATGGTAAAGAATTAAGCAACAGTGATTCTTCAGCAGATACTGAAAATTCTACAGTGCCAAATGGAAAAACTGAAGGAACTACACCATGCTTGGTCCCAAGACTCCCAACTTCGCCAGTTGCATTtgcatga
- the LOC120269948 gene encoding filament-like plant protein 3 isoform X2, translating into MDRRSWLWRRKSSEKSPGETESSGSISSERYSDDHENLRASPNNASPNSVQSLEVSSKVDNNEVHETMKSLTEKLSAALLSINAKDDLVKQHAKVAEEAVSGWEKAELEVVALKQQLEAAAKKNSALEDRVGHLDGALKECVRELRVSREEQEQKIQDAIVKKAQDWEVEKSEFEGQLSELRTQLEAAKAEVASSVDHDLQSKLEASETKNSALKDVWLAQSKNLKTRTLERDLSIQAAETASKQLLESIKKVAKLEAECRRLRCVERKTPLANDRRMGSSICMESVTDSQSDSGEQLLGLENEGSCSGSWATALIAELDQFKSNKVGTRSLATSVEIELMDDFLEMERLVGLPEADSSEGNSKVETQLMHQQITDLVAKIEKMENKKAELEVALTGTRKQLDSSTNQMRAAEAKITELQRQLDLADRAKQLSMIQLIDAEEKRKALESQFELAQSQVNELSGKLSQLEANVDEERALSAELTAKLDAADEAKQVLESQLLDKISILEGEIEEKKAKSAEYTASAGALEAAKKELEASKKELEIQLESTKLEVRKLHVKVTMLEQEIKEERILSAESIAKLENAEADRKTAENQLEVAQQEVGKLHDKITSLEKKIDDERSSCEALVTKCQNLEDELSSRKRETEFRRARSSNEEMKLKQEKDFAMAAGKLAECQKTIASLNRHLQLLTALDDLMLESEMPELNDRLPDLRTEDGKELSNSDSSADTENSTVPNGKTEGTTPCLVPRLPTSPVAFA; encoded by the exons ATGGACCGGAGAAGTTGGTTGTGGCGGCGCAAGTCATCGGAGAAGAGCCCCGGTGAGACCGAGAGCTCTGGATCCATTTCATCGGAGAGATATTCTGATGATCAT GAGAATTTAAGGGCTTCTCCAAACAATGCTTCCCCGAATAGTGTTCAGTCACTGGAGGTGTCATCAAAGGTTGATAATAATGAAGTTCATGAAACTATGAAGAGTTTGACTGAAAAACTCTCAGCTGCTCTTCTGAGCATCAATGCGAAAGATGATCTGGTGAAACAACATGCTAAAGTTGCAGAAGAAGCTGTTTCAG GTTGGGAGAAGGCGGAACTTGAAGTTGTGGCACTAAAGCAACAACTTGAAGCTGCAGCCAAAAAGAACTCAGCACTTGAAGATAGAGTAGGACATCTTGATGGAGCTCTCAAGGAATGTGTAAGAGAATTAAGGGTTTCTAGAGAGGAGCAAGAGCAAAAGATTCAAGATGCCATCGTTAAGAAAGCCCAGGACTGGGAGGTTGAGAAATCTGAGTTTGAGGGCCAATTAAGTGAGCTCCGCACACAGCTGGAAGCTGCAAAAGCTGAAGTTGCCTCTTCTGTTGATCATGaccttcaatcaaaacttgaagCTTCTGAGACCAAAAATTCAGCTCTTAAAGATGTCTGGCTAGCGCAATCTAAGAATCTAAAGACGAGAACTTTAGAGCGGGATTTGAGTATTCAAGCAGCTGAAACTGCGAGCAAACAACTCTTGGAGAGCATAAAAAAGGTTGCCAAACTTGAAGCTGAATGCCGGAGGCTACGGTGTGTTGAACGCAAGACACCACTCGCAAATGATCGTCGAATGGGCAGCTCAATTTGCATGGAATCTGTAACAGATAGCCAATCTGACAGCGGAGAGCAGTTGCTAGGTTTGGAAAATGAAGGAAGTTGTTCAGGTTCATGGGCAACCGCTCTTATTGCTGAGCTCGATCAATTCAAGAGTAACAAGGTTGGTACGAGAAGCCTCGCCACTTCTGTAGAGATTGAACTAATGGATGATTTCCTTGAGATGGAGCGGCTTGTTGGTTTACCAGAAGCTGATTCAAGTGAAGGAAATTCAAAAGTTGAAACTCAACTTATGCATCAGCAAATTACTGACTTGGTAGCAAAGATtgaaaagatggaaaacaagAAGGCTGAATTGGAGGTGGCTTTGACTGGCACTCGGAAACAGCTCGATTCTTCAACCAATCAGATGAGAGCAGCTGAGGCTAAAATAACTGAATTGCAAAGGCAGCTGGACTTAGCAGACAGAGCCAAGCAACTTTCCATGATACAATTAATAGATGCTGAGGAAAAGAGAAAAGCATTGGAATCTcaatttgagttagcacaatcACAAGTTAATGAGCTATCCGGCAAACTCTCCCAATTGGAAGCTAATGTTGATGAGGAGAGGGCATTGTCAGCAGAACTCACAGCTAAATTAGACGCAGCTGATGAAGCTAAACAGGTTCTGGAATCTCAGCTGCTTGATAAGATCAGTATCTTAGAAGGagaaattgaagagaagaaggCGAAGTCTGCTGAATATACTGCTAGTGCAGGGGCTCTAGAGGCAGCAAAAAAAGAATTAGAAGCATCGAAAAAAGAATTGGAGATTCAACTTGAGTCGACAAAACTGGAAGTCAGGAAACTGCACGTTAAGGTGACCATGTTGGAGCAGGAAATTAAGGAGGAGAGAATTTTATCAGCAGAATCTATTGCCAAATTAGAAAATGCAGAAGCAGATAGAAAAACAGCAGAAAACCAGCTTGAGGTAGCTCAGCAGGAAGTTGGAAAATTGCATGACAAAATAACTTCACTGGAAAAGAAAATTGACGATGAGAGATCATCATGTGAAGCATTAGTCACCAAATGTCAGAACTTGGAAGATGAATTGTCCAGTAGAAAGCGAGAAACTGAGTTCCGGCGTGCCAGAAGCTCTAACGAAGAGATGAAGCTAAAACAG GAGAAAGATTTTGCAATGGCTGCTGGAAAACTTGCAGAGTGCCAAAAAACGATTGCTTCACTCAACCGCCATTTACAACTACTAACGGCCTTAGATGATCTCATGCTTGAATCAGAGATGCCTGAACTCAATGATAGATTACCTGATCTTAGAACTGAAGATGGTAAAGAATTAAGCAACAGTGATTCTTCAGCAGATACTGAAAATTCTACAGTGCCAAATGGAAAAACTGAAGGAACTACACCATGCTTGGTCCCAAGACTCCCAACTTCGCCAGTTGCATTtgcatga